The following proteins come from a genomic window of Astatotilapia calliptera chromosome 11, fAstCal1.2, whole genome shotgun sequence:
- the LOC113031541 gene encoding A-agglutinin anchorage subunit-like — translation MKLGLLVVVAVAVLLPSFSESRIVSKCELQDKLGKVIRLPRTLLAIIVCEVDRISHLNTSLVNVLGKRTTTTLKPTTPSTTAVTLTTTGATTLTSTNSATTDLTATTTTTSTAITTTTTVMTTSPAITNSTISSVNTTLVSNSTSGMNRRKRHAHSSSEEEIGQTGGGVEDSSEEENLKPSSLGLYGLFQLPDNIFCNSGLRPSRNVCRTSCNSFTDNNITDDIACFINTGYWRNIVRRASRSCRHNMNFLRECK, via the exons ATGAAACTCGGGTTGCTTGTTGTGGTGGCTGTGGCAGTTCTGCTGCCCAGCTTTTCTGAGAGCCGGATCGTCTCCAAATGCGAGCTCCAAGACAAGCTTGGGAAAGTGATACGTCTGCCCAGGACACTCTTGGCTATAA TTGTCTGTGAAGTGGACAGGATCTCTCATCTGAACACCAGCTTGGTCAATGTGCTTGGCAAGCGCACAACTACCACACTAAAGCCAACAACCCCCtccacaacagcagtcaccttaaCGACCACTGGAGCGACGACACTGACAAGCACCAACTCAGCAACCACTGACCTgactgctactactactactacttctactgctattactactactactactgtcaTGACTACTAGCCCTGCGATTACTAACTCCACCATCAGCTCAGTGAACACAACCCTTGTGTCAAACAGCACAAGTGGCATGAACAGAAGAAAGCGACATGCTCACTCGAGCAGTGAGGAGGAGATCGGGCAAACTGGCGGAGGAGTGGAAGACAGCAGTGAGGAGGAAAACTTGAAGCCTTCGTCCCTCGGCCTTTACGGGCTCTTCCAGCTGCCTGACAACATTTTCTGTAATTCGGGGCTTCGTCCATCCAGAAATGTTTGCCGCACCTCCTGCAACT CCTTCACTGACAATAACATAACTGACGATATTGCTTGTTTCATCAACACTGGTTACTGGAG GAACATTGTGAGGAGAGCCTCTCGCTCATGTCGTCACAACATGAATTTCTTAAGAGAATGTAAATAA
- the LOC113031538 gene encoding B-cell receptor CD22-like has translation MAGTLTFLLVSSLLPGALCGTFNIKMPQNLNVLRGSCVTIPCSFNARGGFENHLDDSCKAYWSDSSSFISENAKLKPTKEMTGDLTKKDCTTTFNNTRLLQSAKYYFRLECDNPLRFTFTKAGVDISLIAAPPSPTLTPSTLEVEEGASVSLTCSSPAPCWSHPPALTWSPNLGQSQETLQENQDKTKVKTSVMNFNASHLHHGNKISCTAVYQKQDGSPDVTAETSLTPDISYSPKDVQISVSPSCPVPENSNMTLTCSSNANPAVENYTWYRADGDQETFIRTGISLNIKVSRDKRRFFCKAENEIGVGRSNLTHLDVQYCETQCGFYSRVLPWVLAGVFFSVSVICAAFLCKVQKNVKPQEEDRTYTSLNRRNVGSSEYDAINTTPK, from the exons ATGGCTGGAACTCTGACTTTTCTTCTCGTTAGTTCTCTGCTGCCGG GTGCACTGTGTGGAACGTTCAACATTAAAATGCCAcagaatttaaatgttttgaggGGATCCTGTGTGACCATCCCCTGCTCCTTTAATGCAAGGGGGGGATTTGAAAATCACTTAGATGATTCATGTAAAGCATATTGGAGtgattcatcttcatttatcagtgaaaatgcaaaactaaagccaactaaagaaatgacagGAGACTTAACAAAGAAAGACTGCACCACAACTTTCAATAATACACGTCTCCTTCAAAGTGCTAAATACTATTTCAGACTGGAGTGTGATAATCCACTGAGATTCACTTTTACCAAAGCTGGTGTAGATATTTCACTCATAg CTGCTCCTCCCTCACCGACTCTGACTCCATCCAcactggaggtggaggagggagccTCAGTGAGTCTGACATGCTCTTCTCCAGCTCCGTGTTGGTCTCATCCTCCAGCTCTGACATGGAGCCCTAACCTGGGTCAGAGTCAGGAGACACTGCAGGAGAATCAGGACAAAACTAAAGTCAAGACCTCTGTTATGAATTTCAATGCTTCTCACCTCCACCATGGAAATAAAATCTCCTGCACTGCTGTCTACCAGAAACAAGATGGTAGCCCTGATGTCACTGCTGAAACAAGTTTGACTCCTGATATTTCAT ATTCACCCAAAGATGTACAAATTTCAGTCAGTCCCTCTTGTCCAGTACCAGAGAACAGCAATATGACTCTGACCTGCAGCAGTAATGCCAACCCAGCAGTAGAAAACTACACCTGGTACAGAGCTGATGGAGACCAGGAGACTTTTATTAGGACAGGAATCAGCTTAAATATTAAAGTGTCCAGAGACAAAAGAAGATTTTTCTGCAAAGCTGAAAATGAGATCGGGGTTGGACGTTCAAACCTGACTCACCTTGATGTTCAGT ATTGTGAAACACAGTGTGGATTTTACAGTAGAGTCCTTCCTTGGGtccttgctggtgtgtttttcagtgtcagCGTGATCTGTGCAGCTTTCCTTTG CAAAGTACAAAAGAATGTGAAGCCACAAGAAGAGGACAGAACTTACACGTCACTGAATCGTAGAAATGTTGGCTCTTCAGAGTATGATGCCATTAACACAACTCCAAAGTGA
- the LOC113032133 gene encoding B-cell receptor CD22-like has product TPSTLEVEEGASVSLTCSAPAPCWTHPPALTWSPNLGQSQETLQENQDKTKVRTPVMSFNASHLHHGNKISCTAVYQKQDGSPDVTAETSLTPDISYSPKDVQISVSPSCPVPENSNMALTCSSNANPAVENYTWYRADGDQETFIRTGISLNIKVSRDKRRFFCKAENEIGVGRSNLTHLDVQCMYHTIKIF; this is encoded by the exons actccATCCAcactggaggtggaggagggagccTCAGTGAGTCTGACATGCTCTGCTCCAGCTCCGTGTTGGACTCATCCTCCAGCTCTGACATGGAGCCCTAACCTGGGTCAGAGTCAAGAGACACTGCAGGAGAATCAGGACAAAACTAAAGTCAGGACCCCTGTTATGAGTTTCAATGCTTCTCACCTCCATCATGGAAATAAAATCTCCTGCACTGCTGTCTACCAGAAACAAGATGGTAGCCCTGATGTCACTGCTGAAACAAGTTTAACTCCTGATATTTCAT ATTCACCCAAAGATGTACAAATTTCAGTCAGTCCCTCTTGTCCAGTACCAGAGAACAGCAATATGGCTCTGACCTGCAGCAGTAATGCCAACCCAGCAGTAGAAAACTACACCTGGTACAGAGCTGATGGAGACCAGGAGACTTTTATTAGGACAGGAATCAGCTTAAATATTAAAGTGTCCAGAGACAAAAGAAGATTTTTCTGCAAAGCTGAAAATGAGATCGGGGTTGGACGTTCTAACCTGACTCACCTTGATGTTCAGTGTATGTATCacacaattaaaatattttaa